DNA sequence from the Vicinamibacterales bacterium genome:
AGAGCGCATGGGAGCGGGTGGAACCTGTCCGCGGATTCGTTCAGCGCGACCCGAAGGAAGGCGCGGCGCCGACGTTCCAGACCGAGGTCCGCGTCCTCTACGATCGGAACTACCTGTACGTCGGCGTCCGGGCGTTCGACGACGACCACCAGAAAATCGTCGGCATCCGTACCCGACGCGACGAAGACTCGCCGTCCGACTGGATCCGCGTGATGATCGACTCGTACTACGACCGGCGCACGGCGTACGAGTTCGCGGTCAATCCCGCTGGCGTGAAGCAGGATCGGTACTGGTTCGCCGACTCGAACAGCGACTCGAGCTGGGATGCCGTGTGGGACGTGTCGGTGAAGCGCGACGACAAGGGCTGGACGGCCGAGTTCCGCATCCCGTTCTCGCAACTCCGCTTCGAGCCCGGCAAGCGCGACACCTTCGGGTTCGCCGTGCTGCGGCAAGTCGGGCGGTTGAACGAGACATCGTCATGGCCGCTCATCGCGAAGAGCCGGTCCGGGTTCGTCTCGCAGATGGGCGAGTTGGCCGGCCTGAAACTGGTCGGGGCGGCGAAGAAGCTCGAGATACTCCCGTACTCCGTCGGCCAGATCCAATCGCAATCGGTGGATGGCGCCAATCCGCTGGTGAGGTCCACCGATCCGTCTGGCACGCTCGGCGTGGACATGAAGTACGCCGTCACGCCCGGCTTGACGCTCACCTCGACGATCAACCCCGATTTCGGCCAGGTCGAAGCCGACCCGGCGGTCGTCAATCTCACGGCATTCGAGACCTTCTACCAGGAGCGGCGGCCGTTCTTCGTCGAGGGGTCCGGCAACCTCCGGTTCGATCTCGACTGCAACGACGGGCGGTGCACGGGGCTGTTCTACTCCCGCCGGATCGGGCGCCGACCGCATCGCGGCCCAGACGCGCCAGACGGCGGGTACGTGGCGACGCCGACCACCACGACGATCATCGGCGCGGCCAAGCTGACCGGGCGCGCGGGGGCCTTCGCAATCGGCGCGCTCGACGCGGTGACCGCCGGCCAGGACGCGCGGTTCGCGCAGGGCGTCGGCCGCTGGTCCGAGACCGTCGAGCCGACGACCAACTACACCGTGGTGCAGGCGAAGCGCGAATGGGCCAATCAGTCGTCGCTCGGGTTCGCGGTCACGAACACGGCGCGCCGGCTCAACCAGGACGTCAGCTTCCTGCCGTCCAACGCGACGACGGGCGGCGTGAACTGGGATTGGCGGCTGAAGGATCCGCGCTACTCGGTGACCGGCTACTGGGCGGGAAGCTCGGTGCGTGGCAGCGCGGAGGCCCTCGACGAGGTCCAGCGCAGCGCCGTCCACTATTTCCAGCGGCCCGACGGGGACTATCTCGGGTACGACCCCACGCGCTCGTCGCTCAACGGCCACGCCGGGTCGGTCGGCTTCCAGAAGATCGGCGGATCGAGGGTGCGATTCAGCTTCAACGGCAATTACAAGACGCCGGGCTTCGACGTCAACGACCTCGGATACCAGCGGCGCGCGGACGAGATCTCGCAGTCCGGCTGGGTGCAGATCCGGTGGGACACGCCCACCAAGTTGTACCGGAACGTCAGACTCAACTTCAACCAGTGGGCCGGCTGGAACTTCGGCGGCGATCCCCGGTTCAACGGCACGAACGTGAACGCGCACGTCGTGCTCACGTCGAACTGGTCTGCCGGCTCCGGCTTCAACCTGGAGGCTGCGGGCGTGGACGATCGGTCCACGCGCGGCGGCCCGGCCTTGCGTTCGAAGAGCGGCGGCAACATCTGGTACTACGTGCAGAGCGACAGCCGGAAGGCGGTCAACGGCGCGTGGCAGGGGTTCGTGTACCGCGACCAGTCGGGCGACACGTCGTGGGGGTTCGATCCCGAGATCACCTACCGCCCGACGGCGTTCCTCGCGGTGAGCGGCGGCGTGCACTTCGAGCGGATGAACGACGATACGCAGTGGGTGGAGAACGTCGAGAACGTTCTGTCCACCCGCTACGTGTTCGGCCGGATTCGCCAGACCACCGTGGGGCTGACGACGCGCTTCAACTACACCATCACGCCGAACCTGACGGTGCAACTCTACGCCCAGCCGTTCATCTCGGCCGGCGCCTACTCGAACTTCAAGGAAGTCGTGAAGCCGCGTGCGGCGACGTTCGGCGGCCAGTTCGCGCCGTACGCCTACGGCGGCGAGCCCGACTTCAACTACCGCTCGTTCCGCATGACCAACGTGGTCCGCTGGGAGTACAAGCCCGGCTCCGCCCTCTACATCGTCTGGCAACAGGTGCGGGAGGACACGGCGTCGATTGGCGCCTTCCGGTACCGCCAGGACCTGAACGATCTCTTCGCGCTGCCGGCGACGAACGTGTTCCTCGTCAAGTTCTCCTACTGGCTGAACTTGTAGCGGCCGAGAGCCGGCTCATCGCCCGGGCGCCACGACGTGCCCGACCCGCGCCGGCGCTGGCTCCACCCTCGGTGTCCTCGGTGCAGGTGGCGGCGGTTCGCTTCGTCTCACTCAGAATATAGCCGTTGACACTATATTCTTAGTGGCTATACTTGGCGCATGGCACACACGGCCGCTGACGTCGATGCCCTCCTGCCGCTCCCTCCCGTGACCTTCCACATCCTGATCGCGCTGGCCAAGGACGATCGCCACGGCTACGCGATCATCCACGATGTCGAAGAGCGCACGGGTGGGGCGCTCCGCCTGAGCGCTGGCACACTGTATCGATCCATCCAGCGTCTGCTCGAGCAGGGCTTGATCGTCGAGACTCGAGATCGCCCCGCGCCGGAACTCGACGATGAGCGTCGTCGGTACTATCGCATCACGCTCTTCGGCGCGGCCGTCGCTCGGGCCGAGGCGCGGCGGATGTCCGGGCTGGTCAGGATGGCGCGGGCCCAGGGGCTCGTGCTGGGGAAGGCATGATGCGCCTCTACTCCTGGCTCCTGCATCTCTACCCCGCGTCGTTCCGCGCCGAGTACGGCGGAGAGATGCGCGCGATCTTCGGGACTCGTCTTCGTCGAACCTCGGGACCGCTCGCGACGCTCCTGCTGTGGGCGGAGACGTTCGTCGAAGTGGCGTCGAATGCGGCGGCGGTGCACTGGGACATCCTCCTCCAGGATCTCCGATACACCGCGAGGACCCTGGCTCGCACGCCCGGCTTCACGCTCACCGCCATCTCCGTCATTGCGTTGGGCGTCGGGGCGAACACCGCCGCGTTCTCGGTCGCCGACTTCGTGATCGTGCGCCCGCTCCCCTACGCCGACGCCGACCGGCTGGTGAAGCTGTGGGAAGCTCCGCCGGATTACAACCAGCTCGAGGTCGCGCCGCCGAACTACCGCGACTGGAAGGCGAGCGCCACGTCGTTCGAGGCCATGGGCGCGTACTACGGGACCGCGGTCAACCTCGTGGGCGAAGGCGACCCGCAGCGCCTGCAGGCCTCCACGGTCACGGCCGACCTCCTGCCGATCCTCGGCGTCCGGCCGATCATCGGTCGCCTGTTCAGCGCAGCCGAGGAGCGCGAGGGCGCGACCGGGACTGTGGTGGTGAGCTACGGACTGTGGCAGACGCGGTTTGGCGGCGACGCGGGGCTCGTCGGCCGCCGCGTTCTGCTCGACGGCACGCCTCGCGTCGTCATCGGGGTCATGCCGCAGACGTTCCATTTCCCGAATCGCGAGGTGGCGCTCTGGATGCCGATGGGCATCGAGCGGCAGAACGATGACGACCGCACGAACAACTACTGGAACGTCCTGGCCCGGCTGCGGCCCGGTGTGACGCTCACGCAGGCCCGCTCGGACATGGGCGTGGTCGCCAGGCGCCTCCAGCAGCAGCACCCGAAGGAACTGGAGAAGGTCGGGGCGTCCGTGGTCCTGCTCCGCGAGGAATACTCGTCCCGGTCCCGGCTCCTGCTGCTCGCGCTCGGTGGCGCCGCCGCATGCGTGCTCCTCATCGCCTGCGCAAACCTCGCGAATCTCCTGCTGGCGCGAGCGCTGAACCGCCGGAAGGAACTCCTCGTTCGGTCCGCGCTCGGATCCGGCCGCGAACGGCTGGTCCGGCAATGGATCACCGAAAGCCTGATCCTGGCGGCGCTTGGGGGTACGCTCGGCGTCGGTCTCGCTTCGGCGGCTGTCCCTCTCCTGGCACAACTCGTCCCGACCACCCTGCCGATTGCCCAGTCGCCGTCGGTGGATTTGAGGGTGTTGCTCTTCGCGGCGCTCGTCGCCGCGCTGACGGGCATCGGCTTCGGCGTCCTGCCTGCGTGGCGGGCGGCGGGAATGCTCGACCTGGGCGGCCTGCGCGACGGTGCCCGATCGGGCGGAGGGCGGCGCGAACGCGCGCGTTCGGTCCTCGTCGTAACCGAGGTGATGGCGTCGGTCGTGCTCCTGGTCTCCGCCGGCCTCCTCCTGCGCACCCTGTGGAATCTGCAGGGAACCGACGCCGGGTTCGAACCCCAGGGAGTATTGACCCTGCAAACGGCGTTGCCCTTGCCGAAGTACGATTCGGCCGCGCGCCGGGCGGAGTTCTTCCGCGCCGTACTGACGGACGTTCGCGCGATTCCCGGCGTGTCGGGTGCGGCGTACATCACCGGACTGCCGATGGCGATGGGTGGCGGCGTCTGGCCGGTCACGATCCCGGGCGAGTCTCAGGGCCGCGTCGATGCGAAATCCGCGAGCAGCCGGTACGCGACGCCGGGATACTTCGCATCGCTCGGTATTCCCCTCCGACGAGGCCGTGACATCAGCGACGAGGATTCGGCCGAGCGGCCGTTTGTCGCCGTGGTGAGCGAGTCGTTCGCCAGGCGGTACTGGCCGGGCGGCGATCCGCTCGGCAAGCGGTTCACGTTCGGACCGGGCGGCACTCGCACCATCGTTGGCGTCGTCGGCGACGTGCGGGTACGCGGGCCGGAGCAGGCCAGCGAGCCGCAAGTCTATCTGCCGTACAGACAGGTGCTCGACGGACAGAGTCCCTTCTACCATCCGAGGGACATGGTAATCAGAACATCGATCCCCGCGTCGGCACTGGTTCCGACGATCCGCCGCATCGTTTCGCGAGTGGATCCGCAGCAGCCCATTTCGAACGTCCGGCCGATGTCGGACGTCGTCGCGGAAAAGACCGCGGCGAGATCGGTGCAGGTGCGAGTGCTCGGCGCGTTTGCGGCGATCGCGTTCCTGCTGGCGGCCGTCGGGATCCACGGCCTGCTGTCGTTCGCCGTGTCGAATCGGCGGCACGAGATCGGGGTGCGAATCGCGCTCGGCGCCCGGCGAAGCGCGATCGTCAGGATGGTCATGGGGCAGGGCGTCGCGCTGGCTGCCGCAGGCGTGATTCCCGGGCTTGCCATTGCCTATGCCGCCGGGCGCGCGATGGGGAGCCTCCTCGCGGGCGTCGAGCCCGGCGACGCTCCGACCTTCGCTGCCGCGGCGGCACTGTGCGTCGTCATGACGCTCGCCGGCAGCCTGCTGCCGACGCTTCGCGCTCTTCGCGTGGACCCG
Encoded proteins:
- a CDS encoding DUF5916 domain-containing protein — encoded protein: MNSRFIIALSLVLPSLAGAPVLAGPPTATPSGRAVNRIEAAEIPNGPANAVKLDGEFNESAWERVEPVRGFVQRDPKEGAAPTFQTEVRVLYDRNYLYVGVRAFDDDHQKIVGIRTRRDEDSPSDWIRVMIDSYYDRRTAYEFAVNPAGVKQDRYWFADSNSDSSWDAVWDVSVKRDDKGWTAEFRIPFSQLRFEPGKRDTFGFAVLRQVGRLNETSSWPLIAKSRSGFVSQMGELAGLKLVGAAKKLEILPYSVGQIQSQSVDGANPLVRSTDPSGTLGVDMKYAVTPGLTLTSTINPDFGQVEADPAVVNLTAFETFYQERRPFFVEGSGNLRFDLDCNDGRCTGLFYSRRIGRRPHRGPDAPDGGYVATPTTTTIIGAAKLTGRAGAFAIGALDAVTAGQDARFAQGVGRWSETVEPTTNYTVVQAKREWANQSSLGFAVTNTARRLNQDVSFLPSNATTGGVNWDWRLKDPRYSVTGYWAGSSVRGSAEALDEVQRSAVHYFQRPDGDYLGYDPTRSSLNGHAGSVGFQKIGGSRVRFSFNGNYKTPGFDVNDLGYQRRADEISQSGWVQIRWDTPTKLYRNVRLNFNQWAGWNFGGDPRFNGTNVNAHVVLTSNWSAGSGFNLEAAGVDDRSTRGGPALRSKSGGNIWYYVQSDSRKAVNGAWQGFVYRDQSGDTSWGFDPEITYRPTAFLAVSGGVHFERMNDDTQWVENVENVLSTRYVFGRIRQTTVGLTTRFNYTITPNLTVQLYAQPFISAGAYSNFKEVVKPRAATFGGQFAPYAYGGEPDFNYRSFRMTNVVRWEYKPGSALYIVWQQVREDTASIGAFRYRQDLNDLFALPATNVFLVKFSYWLNL
- a CDS encoding ABC transporter permease; amino-acid sequence: MMRLYSWLLHLYPASFRAEYGGEMRAIFGTRLRRTSGPLATLLLWAETFVEVASNAAAVHWDILLQDLRYTARTLARTPGFTLTAISVIALGVGANTAAFSVADFVIVRPLPYADADRLVKLWEAPPDYNQLEVAPPNYRDWKASATSFEAMGAYYGTAVNLVGEGDPQRLQASTVTADLLPILGVRPIIGRLFSAAEEREGATGTVVVSYGLWQTRFGGDAGLVGRRVLLDGTPRVVIGVMPQTFHFPNREVALWMPMGIERQNDDDRTNNYWNVLARLRPGVTLTQARSDMGVVARRLQQQHPKELEKVGASVVLLREEYSSRSRLLLLALGGAAACVLLIACANLANLLLARALNRRKELLVRSALGSGRERLVRQWITESLILAALGGTLGVGLASAAVPLLAQLVPTTLPIAQSPSVDLRVLLFAALVAALTGIGFGVLPAWRAAGMLDLGGLRDGARSGGGRRERARSVLVVTEVMASVVLLVSAGLLLRTLWNLQGTDAGFEPQGVLTLQTALPLPKYDSAARRAEFFRAVLTDVRAIPGVSGAAYITGLPMAMGGGVWPVTIPGESQGRVDAKSASSRYATPGYFASLGIPLRRGRDISDEDSAERPFVAVVSESFARRYWPGGDPLGKRFTFGPGGTRTIVGVVGDVRVRGPEQASEPQVYLPYRQVLDGQSPFYHPRDMVIRTSIPASALVPTIRRIVSRVDPQQPISNVRPMSDVVAEKTAARSVQVRVLGAFAAIAFLLAAVGIHGLLSFAVSNRRHEIGVRIALGARRSAIVRMVMGQGVALAAAGVIPGLAIAYAAGRAMGSLLAGVEPGDAPTFAAAAALCVVMTLAGSLLPTLRALRVDPVAAFRSEV
- a CDS encoding PadR family transcriptional regulator — translated: MAHTAADVDALLPLPPVTFHILIALAKDDRHGYAIIHDVEERTGGALRLSAGTLYRSIQRLLEQGLIVETRDRPAPELDDERRRYYRITLFGAAVARAEARRMSGLVRMARAQGLVLGKA